The Drosophila gunungcola strain Sukarami chromosome 3L unlocalized genomic scaffold, Dgunungcola_SK_2 000003F, whole genome shotgun sequence genome contains a region encoding:
- the LOC128258497 gene encoding LOW QUALITY PROTEIN: proton-coupled amino acid transporter-like protein CG1139 (The sequence of the model RefSeq protein was modified relative to this genomic sequence to represent the inferred CDS: deleted 2 bases in 2 codons) gives MTKNGHSNAAYVGDHADKLELAEKGQKNKAIVAKDPDYNPYHHRDVEHPTTNSETLFHLLKGSLGTGILAMPNAFRNSGYVTGAIGTIVIGFICTFCIHQLIKAQYELCRRKKMPSMNYPMVAETAMGEGPKFFRFFAPYIGTVVNTFLLIYQLGTCCVYVVFVASNIKAIVDAVADTNIDVRLCMIIILLPLILINWVRNLKYLAPFSTLANAITMVSFGIICYYIFREPVTTEGKDAFGKPSNFPLFFGTVLFALEAIGVILPLENEMKTPQKFGGSCGVLNVSMVLIVFLYVGMGLFGYLNYGSAVLGSITLNMPEHEVLSMCVKGMLAFAIYITHGLACYVAIDITWNDYVAKRLGAQRNVLFWEYAVRTILVLMTFLLAVAIPNLELFISLFGALCLSALGLAFPALIQICTHWYQTKGIGKAWLVLSNFVLIIVGILGLVIGTYTSLKEIVLTFSE, from the exons ATGACTAAGAATGGCCACAGCAATGCGGCTTACGTCGGCGATCATGCAGACAAATTGGAGCTGGCCGAGAAGGGTCAGAAGAACAAGGCCATAGTGGCCAAGGATCCGGACTACAATCCCTATCATCATCGCGATGTGGAGCATCCCACCAC aaactcTGAGACTCTGTTTCATTTGTTAAAGGGTTCGCTGGGAACTGGTATTCTGGCCATGCCGAATGCCTTTCGTAATTCCGGCTACGTTACAGGTGCCATTGGAACCATTGTCATTGGCTTTATTTGCACTTTCTGCATCCATCAGTTGATCAAAGCGCAGTACGAACTGTGTCGCAGGAAAAAG ATGCCCAGCATGAACTATCCAATGGTGGCGGAGACAGCCATGGGCGAAGGTCCAAAATTCTTCCGCTTCTTCGCTCCATATATTGGCACA GTGGTTAACACTTTCCTGCTGATCTACCAACTGGGCACATGCTGCGTATACGTGGTGTTTGTGGCCTCCAACATCAAGGCCATTGTGGACGCAGTGGCTGACACCAATATCGATGTGCGACTCTGCATGATCATCATCCTGCTGCCGCTGATCCTGATCAACTGGGTGCGCAATCTCAAATACCTGGCTCCGTTCTCCACTTTGGCCAATGCCATCACCATGGTCTCGTTCGGCATCATCTGCTACTATATCTTCAGGGAGCCCGTCACCACAGAGGGCAAAGATGCCTTCGGAAAGCCCTCGAATTTCCCGCTCTTCTTCGGCACAGTTTTGTTTGCCCTAGAGGCAATTGGCGTGATCCTGCCACTGGAGAACGAGATGAAGACCCCGCAGAAATTCGGCGGCAGCTGTGGAGTCCTCAACGTATCC ATGGTGCTCATTGTGTTCCTCTATGTGGGCATGGGTCTGTTTGGTTACCTCAACTACGGATCTGCAGTTTTGGGTTCCATTACTCTAAATATGCCGGAGCACGAAGT CCTTTCCATGTGCGTCAAGGGAATGCTGGCCTTCGCCATCTACATTACCCATGGTTTGGCTTGTTATGTGGCTATAGATATCACTTGGAACGATTATGTGGCCAAGCGTTTGGGAGCCCAACGTAATGTCCTGTTTTGGGAGTACGCCGTGCGAACTATTCTGGTTCTAATGACCT TCCTCCTGGCCGTGGCCATTCCCAACCTGGAGCTGTTCATCTCCCTGTTTGGAGCCCTTTGCCTTTCTGCTTTGGGTCTGGCTTTCCCGGCACTCATCCAGATCTGCACGCATTGGTACCAGACGAAGGGCATCGGAAAGGCATGGCTAGTGTTGA GCAACTTTGTGCTCATCATTGTGGGCATCCTGGGTCTGGTAATCGGCACGTACACCTCCCTCAAAGAGATCGTGCTGACCTTTTCCGAGTAG
- the LOC128258606 gene encoding immediate early response 3-interacting protein 1 has product MFTLWTLIESTLLCLNAVCILHEERFLAKFGWGRQAGQQDFGAPTAKDQVLNLIRSIRTVAKIPLIFLNVIAIIFKLLLG; this is encoded by the exons ATGTTTACTCTTTGGACCCTGATCGAATCCACGCTCCTCTGCCTGAATGCAGTGTGCATTCTGCACGAGGAGCGTTTCCTGGCCAAGT TTGGCTGGGGACGACAGGCGGGTCAGCAGGATTTTGGAGCACCCACGGCCAAGGATCAGGTACTGAATCTCATCCGTTCTATACGCACAGTGGCAAAAA TTCCCTTGATATTTCTTAACGTAATTGCgattatatttaaactattaCTTGGTTGA
- the LOC128258605 gene encoding biogenesis of lysosome-related organelles complex 1 subunit 2, translating into MEKPTTSAAAAAAQDHNLLLDSPQHGPTLSSASSFEALTGHDPNLSRLATKMFNKTEEYITHELNAPLEDYKLLEEMNKATIAKYKDMRQIAENLNTSTSELSLKFQQLAPMMQQIDEISDTVDKLEAAAYKLDAYSIALENRVKVVLQRKSGGSQVAQ; encoded by the coding sequence ATGGAAAAACCGACCACcagcgctgctgctgccgcggCACAGGATCACAATCTCCTCCTGGACTCCCCACAACATGGACCAACTTTGTCGAGCGCATCCAGTTTCGAGGCTCTGACCGGACACGACCCCAATCTCAGTCGCCTGGCCACCAAAATGTTCAACAAAACGGAGGAGTACATCACCCACGAGCTAAACGCTCCACTAGAGGATTACAAGCTGCTGGAGGAGATGAACAAGGCCACGATTGCCAAATACAAGGATATGCGGCAGATTGCAGAGAATCTGAACACTTCAACAAGTGAACTGAGCCTTAAGTTCCAGCAGTTGGCTCCAATGATGCAGCAGATCGATGAGATCTCCGATACGGTGGACAAACTGGAGGCGGCGGCCTATAAACTAGATGCCTACAGCATAGCCCTGGAAAATCGGGTCAAGGTGGTGCTCCAAAGGAAATCCGGTGGCAGCCAAGTGGCACAATAA
- the LOC128258604 gene encoding uncharacterized protein LOC128258604 has product MAVAKKEKQAAKKKSPEKGKPQKAKTAPAIPPATAKQRTVVTPWRDTLEFKETYDWLFGKASTPAKRRQALSKIRIWNLRRGNLCPAAVLATSVLVQAQLEDKQGNSKTQTTYASAFTRFYNFMSSIIQGHNMSSMYETARELGLQSFIVDLRHLCAHGQELPPLEVLRNTSEHCLEWLRTYYWLPHKENMSNLDSGKLQRKDKIKFEKTVSSLLEIYDLTLECHLKGAEKLKAISKLKSSGDFNKIRVYSSSKKAKSSKEILDAVVNDLSALVKKESTSMKALLDIYTSCLLKMEYFLGVGLQIEDDEDALVAATQGLFRLLAVQGYIENLFVALVQLTENKNETEDRRLGANYWASKMIATFGMLSRMKRMYKEELDLNNKLKPVDFSSLNTDKISKTMRSLLVHSNVDPSLTLIFGDSPKKTRTWVFEREFIMQRVGPFDKYSAPILKGLLPLAEPPFSKSQITDLTKLCDIRLHECKDDEPMEDNSSSEENYNLDYLEKLVAKAAQSKGNKFSNAESSDLGNLETRKR; this is encoded by the exons ATGGCTgttgcaaaaaaagaaaagcaagcGGCTAAAAAGAAAAGTCCAGAAAAGGGCAAACCACAGAAAGCAAAAACTGCCCCTGCCATACCGCCTGCAACAGCAAAACAACGAACTGTGGTCACCCCTTGGCGAGACAC gCTGGAATTCAAAGAGACTTATGACTGGTTATTTGGCAAAGCATCAACACCCGCCAAACGGCGCCAGGCACTCAGTAAAATCCGCATTTGGAACCTGCGAAGGGGAAACCTCTGCCCGGCGGCTGTTCTGGCCACTTCAGTGCTCGTCCAGGCTCAACTGGAGGACAAGCAAGGCAACTCCAAGACACAGACCACCTATGCCAGTGCCTTCACTCGCTTCTACAACTTCATGTCCTCCATTATCCAGGGACACAATATGAGCAGCATGTACGAAACGGCCAGGGAACTGGGGCTCCAGTCGTTCATCGTTGATCTGCGGCACTTGTGCGCCCACGGACAGGAGCTGCCGCCTTTGGAAGTTTTAAGGAACACCTCGGAGCATTGCCTGGAATGGCTGCGCACCTACTACTGGCTGCCCCACAAGGAGAACATGTCCAACTTGGATTCCGGGAAGCTGCAGCGCAAGGACAAGATCAAGTTCGAAAAAACTGTTAGTAGTCTTCTGGAAATCTACGACCTGACTCTGGAGTGTCATCTCAAGGGTGCTGAAAAACTGAAGGCCATCAGCAAACTTAAATCCAGCGGCGATTTCAACAAGATTCGGGTTTACTCCTCTAGCAAGAAGGCAAAGTCATCCAAGGAGATACTCGATGCGGTAGTCAATGATCTGAGTGCACTCGTCAAAAAGGAGTCCACTTCCATGAAGGCTCTTTTGGATATTTATACCAGCTGCCTGCTTAAAATGGAATACTTCCTTGGAGTAGGTTTGCAAATCGAAGACGATGAGGATGCTCTCGTTGCAGCCACGCAAGGACTCTTTAGGCTATTGGCTGTGCAAGGATACATTGAAAACCTATTTGTGGCTCTGGTGCAGTtaactgaaaacaaaaacgagaCGGAGGATAGACGACTGGGAGCCAATTACTGGGCCTCAAAGATGATTGCAACCTTTGGAATGCTGTCTCGCATGAAACGGATGTACAAAGAGGAGCTAGATTTG AACAATAAACTAAAACCAGTGGATTTCTCCTCTCTCAACACGGATAAGATATCGAAAACCATGCGCAGTTTACTAGTACATTCAAATGTGGATCCCTCCCTTACCCTTATTTTTGGAGATAGTCCCAAAAAGACTAGAACGTGGGTTTTCGAGCGAGAATTTATTATGCAGCGTGTTGGTCCTTTCGACAAATACTCAGCACCTATACTCAAAGG GTTGTTACCCCTAGCTGAGCCTCCTTTCAGCAAGTCGCAAATAACGGATTTGACCAAACTCTGCGACATTAGATTGCACGAGTGCAAAGATGATGAACCTATGGAGGATAATAGTTCCTCGGAAGAGAACTATAATCTGGATTACCTGGAAAAGCTTGTGGCGAAAGCAGCTCAAAGTAAAGGCAATAAATTCAGCAATGCTGAATCCTCAGACTTGGGTAATTTGGAAACTAGAAAAAG ATAA
- the LOC128258498 gene encoding LOW QUALITY PROTEIN: 2-aminoadipate transaminase (The sequence of the model RefSeq protein was modified relative to this genomic sequence to represent the inferred CDS: inserted 3 bases in 3 codons) has protein sequence MSKTNQDRKLKHLFDGGDWNVYQPDILNLGVGAPGTDLLSSNCDNFRKATDHCLEREKRENQSLIFQYGPTSGTFEVRREIATYFTEMFESPMNCEDLMITTGATQGLHLLLSTMIDLQGFVFVDEYSYMIALDSIKHXTSLTIVPVKLNDDGVDLKDLEEQVSNRRFHSXKEEFWGMYYTIPTYHNPTGIVFSPEVCRGIVQLARKFDFLVVCDDVYNILHYGEKPTHSRLISYDDRKDADFAGHVISNGSFSKILGPGVRVGWLDMPPRLKPILDGSGFANSGGCFNNYTSEIVGSLFELKLAQSQIAVFYEAYKERMLATTQVLRNELPECCXLVSPTGGYFIWVRIPDCLDSREFLKYCLEHQKIYFIAGPRFSVDGQSGKQFFRLSIAFYPKEKLVDGAKRLCEALRDYIATQKIPQSVS, from the exons ATGTCGAAGACCAATCAAGATCGAAAACTTAAGCACCTCTTCGATGGAGGCGACTGGAATGTTTACCAACCCGACATCCTCAATCTCGGCGTGGGTGCTCCGGGAACTGATCTCCTGAGTTCCAACTGTGACAACTTCAGAAAGGCCACAGATCATTGTCTG GAACGTGAAAAGCGGGAAAATCAGTCACTAATTTTTCAATATGGTCCTACAAGTGGTACTTTTGAGGTGCGCCGTGAAATAGCCACCTACTTCACCGAAATGTTTGAAAGCCCCATGAACTG TGAGGATCTAATGATTACGACGGGTGCTACACAGGGCCTCCACCTACTTCTCTCCACGATGATAGACTTGCAGGGTTTTGTATTCGTCGACGAGTACTCCTACATGATTGCTTTGGACAGTATAAAGC TTACTAGCTTGACCATAGTGCCTGTAAAGCTAAACGATGATGGAGTGGATCTAAAAGATCTTGAGGAACAGGTTTCCAACAGACGTTTCCATT GAAAAGAAGAGTTTTGGGGAATGTACTATACCATCCCTACTTATCATAACCCAACGGGGATTGTGTTTTCGCCAG agGTTTGTCGTGGAATTGTGCAACTGGCCCGCAAGTTTGACTTTCTGGTGGTCTGCGATGATGTCTATAACATCCTTCACTATGGCGAAAAACCGACCCACTCCCGCCTGATTTCCTATGATGATCGAAAGGACGCCGACTTTGCAGGTCATGTCATTTCCAATGGCAGTTTTTCGAAGATTCTGGGTCCTGGAGTTCGCGTGGGTTGGCTGGACATGCCGCCACGTCTTAAACCCATCCTGGATGGCAGTGGATTTGCAAACAGCGGTGGATGTTTCAACAATTATACGTCTGAGATTGTGGGAAGTCTCTTCGAACTGAAGCTAGCCCAAAGCCAGATAGCTGTATTCTATGAGGCCTACAAGGAGCGAATGCTGGCTACCACGCAAGTTCTGCGGAATGAACTGCCAGAGTGCT AACTAGTAAGTCCCACTGGAGGATACTTCATCTGGGTGCGAATCCCCGATTGCCTGGATTCCCGAGAGTTCCTCAAGTACTGCCTGGAGCATCAGAAGATTTACTTTATAGCTGGACCGCGTTTCTCTGTGGACGGACAGTCTGGTAAGCAGTTTTTCCGATTGTCCATCGCCTTCTATCCCAAGGAAAAGCTGGTGGACGGAGCCAAGAGGCTCTGCGAAGCTCTAAGGGATTATATAGCCACCCAGAAGATCCCCCAGAGCGTATCTTAA